A single genomic interval of Xylanivirga thermophila harbors:
- a CDS encoding N-acetylmuramoyl-L-alanine amidase, which yields MNKRKISLILILTVVVLSYASSALAAPVNISRLLRLGSRGADVAMVQNRLNQLGYNCGKADGIFGRSTYNAVVAFQRANRLGADGIVGRNTLDRLFDGQANVPSQSGGNNNPDSSTSNVPITSLLRMGSRGTEVVILQNRLNQLGYDCGKADGIFGQGTHNAVMAFQRTNGLSADGIVGKNTAEKLFSSSSIPSRGDEIPNPNPSPEPAPNPQPTQPDDGFTPFRGVPGALKGKVVILDPGHGGRDSGATSNGFKEKDFTLDMALRLERMLKEAGATVLMTRNSDVTAELYYRGAFVNNYILEQEIAYLEKKIQNNQNAQNSQAQLNELKQLKEQKEIEIDNIRDRIIYLDDQIKESKFKLEQLDGVENEQKDQLKQEISAFDKEIDLKLPLVLSLSNEIDDLKNQISRLENNISGDDIARLADLKAKQARVKETLAKPSYKGRSGIYTGSSINTTANKDLAEIFDLTAEKYQSNIVFLSIHCNSTGDAVQTGASGVRVYHRPNAQSNYYKNYNDQKRRYFSQRLIESINETTNFAKKSGYLYTADFAVLREQNLPSALVEVGFINNPNDLDLLNKAQTREDVAQGLYKGIVSYFN from the coding sequence GTGAACAAACGCAAAATAAGTCTTATACTAATCTTAACAGTTGTTGTACTATCTTATGCATCTAGTGCACTTGCTGCTCCGGTAAATATCAGTAGGCTACTTAGACTGGGTAGTCGTGGGGCAGATGTAGCGATGGTGCAAAATAGGCTCAATCAGTTAGGGTATAATTGCGGGAAGGCTGATGGAATATTTGGACGGTCTACATATAATGCAGTAGTGGCATTTCAGCGAGCAAACAGGCTTGGTGCGGACGGCATAGTTGGGAGGAATACTCTAGATAGGCTATTTGATGGACAAGCCAATGTACCGTCACAATCTGGAGGAAACAATAATCCAGATTCATCTACAAGCAATGTACCCATAACATCTCTACTTCGAATGGGCAGTAGAGGAACGGAGGTAGTGATTCTTCAAAACCGATTAAATCAGTTAGGTTACGATTGTGGCAAAGCAGATGGTATATTTGGACAAGGTACTCACAATGCAGTAATGGCATTTCAGCGTACTAATGGGCTTAGTGCGGATGGTATAGTCGGTAAAAATACTGCAGAAAAACTGTTTTCAAGCTCTAGCATACCTTCAAGGGGCGATGAAATACCAAATCCAAACCCAAGTCCGGAACCAGCTCCAAACCCACAGCCAACACAGCCTGATGATGGGTTTACGCCTTTCCGTGGTGTGCCAGGGGCATTAAAAGGTAAGGTAGTAATACTTGATCCAGGGCATGGTGGTAGAGATTCAGGAGCGACATCCAATGGATTTAAGGAAAAGGATTTTACCTTGGATATGGCCCTGAGATTGGAGAGAATGCTGAAAGAGGCGGGCGCTACAGTACTTATGACACGCAATAGTGATGTGACTGCAGAATTATATTATCGTGGTGCCTTTGTCAACAATTATATTTTAGAGCAGGAAATAGCTTACTTAGAGAAAAAGATACAAAACAACCAAAATGCCCAAAATTCACAGGCTCAGCTGAATGAGCTAAAGCAGCTAAAAGAACAAAAGGAAATCGAAATAGATAATATTCGTGATCGAATTATCTACTTGGATGACCAGATAAAGGAAAGCAAGTTCAAGTTAGAACAGTTAGATGGGGTTGAGAATGAACAAAAAGATCAATTAAAACAAGAAATTTCCGCTTTTGATAAAGAGATAGATTTAAAACTTCCCTTGGTGTTATCCCTCTCAAACGAGATAGATGATTTAAAGAATCAAATATCTAGATTGGAAAACAATATCTCAGGGGATGATATTGCTAGATTAGCAGACTTGAAGGCTAAACAGGCTAGAGTTAAGGAAACCCTTGCAAAACCTTCATACAAAGGAAGATCGGGCATCTATACTGGGAGTAGTATAAACACTACAGCCAATAAGGATTTAGCGGAGATATTTGATTTGACAGCTGAAAAATATCAGAGCAATATAGTATTTTTGTCAATACACTGTAATTCTACTGGAGATGCTGTTCAAACCGGTGCATCGGGCGTAAGGGTATATCATCGTCCTAATGCCCAGTCCAACTATTATAAAAATTATAATGATCAAAAGCGAAGATATTTTTCTCAAAGATTGATTGAATCGATAAATGAGACAACTAATTTTGCAAAAAAATCAGGGTATTTATACACTGCTGATTTCGCAGTACTTAGGGAACAAAATTTACC
- a CDS encoding YerC/YecD family TrpR-related protein, with translation MSYESKIQDASVDQLFEAILALENTEECYRFFEDICTINEIKSLAQRLQVAIMLRQRNTYTEIAEQTGASTATISRVNRCLMYGADGYNTILDRLGYGGTDK, from the coding sequence ATGAGTTATGAGTCAAAAATTCAGGATGCATCTGTGGATCAATTATTTGAGGCTATTTTAGCCCTTGAAAATACAGAGGAATGCTATAGATTCTTTGAAGATATATGTACAATAAACGAAATAAAATCTTTAGCTCAAAGGTTACAGGTAGCTATAATGCTTCGTCAAAGGAATACATATACCGAAATCGCAGAACAAACAGGAGCTAGTACTGCCACCATAAGTAGGGTTAACAGATGTCTTATGTATGGTGCTGATGGATATAATACAATATTGGACAGGCTTGGATATGGGGGAACGGACAAATAA
- the ligA gene encoding NAD-dependent DNA ligase LigA, producing MDIQKVKEEVQKLREKIRYHNYRYYVLDDPEIGDYEYDKMLNRLIELENKFPELITPDSPTQRVGGQPIKEFGTVQHVVPLLSLANAFNDGELKDFDRRVKNTVGRDVRYIIEPKIDGLSVALEYEKGVFVRGATRGDGFVGEDITQNIRTIKSIPLKLNKPVDIIVRGEVFMPKKAFEKLNTERALAGQNLFANPRNAAAGSLRQLDPKITATRDLDIFVFNIQQTRDVHLKSHMESLEYLKELGFKIIPAILNTASIEDMAKVCNDWQDKRHALSFDIDGLVLKVDDLSQREVLGFTAKNPRWAIAYKFPPERQETKILDIIVQVGRTGVLTPTAVFEPVVVAGSTISRATLHNKDYIKQKDIRIGDIAIIQKAGDVIPEVYEVRKEKRTGDEKPFTMPNVCPICGAKVVRLEGEAASRCIGDACPAQISRLIIHFASRDAMDIDGLGPAIINQLLDNGLIHDAGDLYYITHDQLKSLERMGEKSATNIIRAIDESKGRGLDRLLFALGIPLVGTRAASLIAGYFGHIDNIITAEADDFLQIDEIGDKIANSIVTFFRQPQNIALVEKLRKAGVSLEYKRREIGNALEGMAFVLTGTLENYTREEAKQAIEERGGRVVSSVSKKVDCVLAGEKAGSKLQKAKDLGVKIIDEEEFNALLNRS from the coding sequence TTGGATATACAAAAAGTTAAAGAAGAAGTACAAAAATTAAGAGAAAAGATAAGATACCATAATTACAGATATTATGTATTGGATGATCCGGAGATTGGGGATTATGAATATGACAAGATGCTAAATAGGCTAATAGAGCTGGAGAATAAATTTCCAGAACTTATAACTCCTGATTCGCCTACACAAAGGGTAGGTGGGCAACCAATAAAGGAATTTGGGACAGTACAGCATGTGGTGCCTCTTCTCAGCCTTGCGAATGCATTTAACGACGGCGAACTCAAGGATTTTGATAGGCGTGTTAAAAATACTGTTGGAAGAGATGTAAGATATATTATAGAGCCAAAGATAGATGGATTATCAGTGGCACTTGAATATGAAAAAGGTGTATTCGTAAGGGGTGCTACTAGGGGAGATGGATTTGTAGGTGAAGATATTACCCAAAATATAAGGACTATAAAATCCATTCCATTGAAGCTTAACAAGCCTGTTGACATAATAGTTCGGGGAGAAGTATTCATGCCGAAGAAGGCGTTTGAAAAGCTCAATACTGAACGGGCATTGGCTGGGCAAAATTTATTTGCTAACCCAAGAAATGCTGCGGCAGGTTCCTTAAGACAGCTAGATCCTAAGATTACTGCTACACGTGATCTTGATATATTCGTATTTAATATTCAGCAGACACGGGATGTACACTTAAAGAGTCATATGGAGAGCCTTGAGTATTTAAAAGAACTGGGCTTTAAAATAATACCTGCCATACTAAACACAGCTTCTATAGAGGATATGGCAAAGGTATGCAATGATTGGCAGGACAAGAGGCATGCCCTTTCATTTGATATAGATGGATTGGTACTAAAGGTGGATGATCTATCTCAAAGGGAAGTGCTGGGTTTTACTGCAAAAAATCCTCGTTGGGCCATTGCATACAAATTTCCTCCAGAGAGGCAGGAGACAAAGATTCTTGATATAATAGTGCAGGTTGGAAGGACAGGAGTACTTACACCTACGGCTGTATTTGAACCGGTAGTAGTAGCTGGTTCTACCATATCACGGGCTACTTTACATAATAAGGATTATATAAAGCAAAAAGATATAAGAATAGGAGATATCGCCATAATTCAAAAGGCAGGAGATGTCATTCCGGAGGTATATGAGGTTAGAAAGGAAAAGAGGACTGGGGATGAAAAGCCGTTTACTATGCCAAATGTATGTCCCATATGTGGTGCAAAAGTGGTACGATTGGAAGGGGAAGCGGCTTCAAGGTGTATAGGGGATGCTTGCCCTGCACAGATAAGCAGGCTGATTATTCATTTTGCATCTAGGGATGCTATGGATATAGATGGATTGGGCCCTGCCATAATAAATCAGCTTTTAGATAATGGTCTTATACATGATGCTGGTGATCTTTATTATATAACCCATGATCAGCTAAAAAGTTTGGAACGCATGGGAGAAAAATCGGCTACTAATATTATACGTGCTATAGATGAGAGCAAGGGTCGCGGGCTTGATAGATTGTTATTTGCCCTGGGGATACCTCTTGTAGGCACTAGAGCGGCATCTCTCATTGCCGGCTATTTTGGACATATTGATAATATCATAACCGCAGAAGCAGATGACTTTTTACAGATTGATGAAATAGGAGATAAGATTGCAAATAGCATAGTTACCTTTTTTAGACAGCCTCAGAATATTGCTCTAGTGGAAAAGCTTCGGAAGGCGGGAGTAAGTTTGGAATACAAAAGACGAGAAATAGGTAATGCTTTAGAGGGTATGGCTTTTGTATTAACCGGAACTTTAGAAAATTATACTCGCGAAGAGGCAAAACAGGCAATAGAAGAGAGGGGAGGACGGGTAGTATCTTCCGTTAGCAAAAAGGTAGATTGTGTATTGGCGGGAGAAAAGGCCGGAAGTAAACTTCAAAAGGCAAAAGATTTAGGTGTCAAAATAATAGATGAGGAAGAATTTAATGCCCTGTTAAATAGGTCATAA
- a CDS encoding ATP-dependent helicase, with protein MQRRAVLAGDGPILILAGAGSGKTTVMVNRISRLIQFGNVYNSDYTPEDLTLEDIRVMEDMVQNSQNDPLDDRIKYLLEEKGVYPGSILAITFTNKAAKEMKERVMSLIGERASDIWISTFHSACVRILRRDIEKIGYSRNFVIYDDSDQKSIIKDCIKELEYNEKYFDVKSVKSHIGNLKDKLKKPEEYEKEVRGKYRDEQMAKLYKLYQQKLKQNNALDFDDIINMTVELFTLRPDILDYYQRKFKYIMVDEYQDTNYAQYMFVKLLSKKHRNICVVGDDDQSIYGWRGADIRNILDFEKDFENALTIKLEQNYRSTQVILDAANKVIGNNHSRKPKNLWTSKESGNKIRIYKAVDERDEAQFICRTIAQLRENGYKNSDFAILYRMNAQSRVLEEALMQYAIPYRIYGGLRFYDRKEIKDIVSYLRLIVNPNDDVSLKRAINEPKRGIGQTTVANLEQTAIRHGDSMFGIILDAEKYRDDLSRATGKLKEFGSLMSNLIAMSQVMPVTEFIENLIEQIGYMDYIQKSKDEKGESRIENIKEFVSAASEFEKENPDAQLIDFLENIALVSDLDNLGEDDAAITLMTLHSAKGLEFPVVFMTGLEDGIFPSSRAIYEDGRLEEERRLCYVGITRAQKLLYISYALNRTLYGTFQSCIPSRFIDELPDDCIMFTLPGSKNEKKEERVVSKQISKKAVAPEIPQQNHIKQRFSLGDRVMHKRFGQGTVVSVQKRNDDDTELAIAFEQGGIRKFLASLAPLKKID; from the coding sequence ATGCAGCGGAGGGCTGTACTGGCAGGGGATGGCCCTATACTTATTTTGGCGGGAGCAGGATCGGGGAAAACCACCGTAATGGTAAATCGCATATCGAGATTGATACAATTTGGTAATGTTTATAATAGTGATTATACGCCAGAAGATCTAACTTTGGAGGATATTAGGGTCATGGAGGACATGGTGCAAAATTCTCAAAATGACCCACTTGATGATAGGATAAAATATCTATTGGAAGAGAAGGGTGTATATCCTGGTAGTATATTGGCTATAACCTTTACAAACAAGGCAGCAAAAGAGATGAAAGAGAGAGTAATGTCCCTTATAGGAGAAAGGGCATCGGATATATGGATAAGCACATTTCATTCTGCCTGCGTAAGAATACTTAGGCGAGATATTGAGAAGATAGGCTATTCTAGAAATTTTGTAATATATGATGATAGTGATCAGAAAAGTATCATAAAAGATTGTATAAAGGAACTAGAGTATAACGAGAAATATTTTGATGTAAAAAGTGTAAAATCACATATAGGCAACTTGAAGGACAAACTTAAAAAACCTGAAGAATATGAAAAAGAGGTAAGGGGCAAATATAGGGATGAACAGATGGCAAAACTCTATAAATTATATCAGCAAAAGCTTAAACAGAATAATGCCCTGGATTTTGATGATATAATAAACATGACAGTAGAGCTGTTTACCCTTAGACCAGATATACTTGACTATTATCAAAGAAAATTTAAATATATAATGGTGGATGAATATCAGGATACGAACTATGCCCAATATATGTTCGTAAAATTGCTATCTAAAAAGCACAGAAATATCTGTGTTGTGGGGGATGATGACCAGTCGATATATGGATGGAGAGGGGCTGATATACGAAATATACTGGATTTTGAAAAGGATTTTGAAAATGCCCTTACTATAAAACTGGAACAAAACTATAGATCGACTCAGGTCATACTGGATGCAGCAAACAAAGTAATAGGCAATAATCATTCAAGAAAGCCAAAAAATTTATGGACTAGCAAAGAATCTGGTAATAAAATACGGATATACAAAGCTGTAGATGAACGGGATGAAGCTCAGTTTATATGTAGAACCATAGCACAGCTAAGGGAAAACGGATATAAAAATTCGGATTTTGCAATACTCTACAGGATGAATGCCCAATCAAGGGTACTGGAAGAGGCATTGATGCAATATGCAATCCCCTACCGCATATATGGAGGTTTGCGTTTTTATGACAGAAAAGAAATAAAGGATATAGTATCATATTTACGTCTTATCGTAAACCCGAATGATGATGTGAGTTTGAAACGGGCAATAAATGAACCAAAACGCGGCATAGGTCAGACTACAGTAGCTAATCTTGAACAGACTGCAATAAGGCATGGGGACAGTATGTTTGGCATTATTTTAGATGCTGAAAAATATAGGGACGATCTCTCGAGGGCGACTGGGAAGCTAAAAGAATTTGGATCCCTTATGTCCAATCTAATAGCCATGAGTCAGGTTATGCCAGTTACAGAATTTATAGAGAATCTTATAGAACAGATTGGATATATGGATTATATTCAAAAAAGCAAAGATGAAAAAGGCGAGAGCCGCATAGAAAACATAAAAGAGTTTGTGTCGGCTGCTAGTGAGTTTGAAAAGGAAAATCCAGATGCCCAATTGATAGATTTTCTTGAGAATATTGCCTTGGTATCGGATCTTGATAATCTTGGTGAAGATGATGCTGCAATTACCCTTATGACACTCCATAGCGCCAAGGGCCTTGAATTTCCTGTAGTATTTATGACGGGTTTGGAAGATGGTATATTTCCAAGTTCTAGAGCCATTTATGAAGACGGGAGACTGGAAGAAGAGCGGAGACTTTGTTATGTAGGTATTACTAGGGCACAGAAACTTTTATATATTTCTTATGCACTGAATAGAACTTTATATGGAACTTTTCAGTCATGTATACCGTCTAGATTTATAGATGAGCTTCCAGATGATTGTATTATGTTTACATTGCCTGGCTCGAAGAATGAAAAAAAAGAAGAAAGAGTAGTTAGTAAACAAATTAGCAAAAAGGCAGTAGCCCCAGAGATTCCACAACAAAATCATATTAAACAAAGATTTAGTCTAGGAGATAGGGTGATGCACAAGAGGTTTGGACAGGGAACGGTGGTCTCTGTACAAAAAAGGAATGATGATGATACTGAGCTTGCAATCGCCTTTGAACAGGGAGGTATACGCAAGTTTCTAGCCAGTTTGGCACCTCTTAAAAAAATAGATTAG